The following proteins are encoded in a genomic region of Mycteria americana isolate JAX WOST 10 ecotype Jacksonville Zoo and Gardens chromosome 14, USCA_MyAme_1.0, whole genome shotgun sequence:
- the SLC9A8 gene encoding sodium/hydrogen exchanger 8 isoform X4, with protein MGAFIKIIEAQKLANWKEEEMFRPNMFFLLLLPPIIFESGYSLHKGNFFQNIGSITLFSVFGTAISAFIVGGGIYFLGQADVIYKLNMTDSFAFGSLISAVDPVATIAIFNALNVDPVLNMLVFGESILNDAVSIVLTNTAEGLTRENMSDVSGWQTFLQALGYFLKMFFGSAALGTLTGLISALVYVLKHIDLRKTPSLEFGMMIIFAYLPYGLAEGISLSGIMAILFSGIVMSHYTHHNLSPVTQILMQQTLRTVAFMCETCVFAFLGLSIFSFPHKFEMSFVIWCIVLVLFGRAVNIFPLSYLLNFFRDHKITPKMMFIMWFSGLRGAIPYALSLHLGLEPIEKRQLIGTTTIIIVLFTILLLGGGTMPLIRLIDIEDSKARKRNKKDINLSKTEKMGNTIESEHLSELTEEEYEAQYIKHQDLKGFMWFDAKYLNPFFTRRLTQEDLHHGRIQMKTLTNKWYEEVRQGPSGSEDDEQELL; from the exons gaagaagaaatgtttcGTCCCAatatgttttttctgcttttgcttccaCCTATTATATTTGAATCTGGATATTCATTGCACAAG ggtaatttttttcagaacatcGGTTCCATCactctgttttctgtatttggcACTGCAATATCAGCTTTCATTGTAGGTGGAGGAATTTATTTCCTGGGCCAG GCTGATGTAATTTATAAACTCAACATGACAGACAG TTTTGCATTCGGCTCTTTAATATCTGCAGTTGACCCTGTGGCTACTATTGCCATTTTCAATGCACTCAATGTGGATCCTGTACTTAACATGTTGGTTTTTGGAGAAAGCATTCTCAATGATGCAGTCTCTATTGTCTTGACCAA CACAGCAGAAGGTTTGACAAGAGAAAATATGTCAGATGTAAGTGGATGGCAAACCTTTCTACAGGCACTGGGATACTTTCTTAAGATGTTCTTTGGCTCTGCAGCGCTTGGCACACTTACTGGTCTTATTTCTGCATTa GTGTACGTGCTAAAGCATATTGATTTAAGGAAGACACCCTCCCTAGAGTTTGGGATGATGATTATCTTCGCTTACCTTCCTTATGGACTTGCAGAAGGTATCTCACTCTCAG GTATCATGGCAATCCTGTTCTCTGGCATCGTGATGTCTCACTATACACACCACAACTTGTCCCCGGTTACACAGATTTTAATGCAGCAGACACTGAGAACTGTTGCTTTCATGTGTG aaacGTGTGTTTTTGCATTTCTTGGCCTGTCAATTTTTAGTTTTCCTCACAAGTTTGAAATGTCCTTTGTCATCTGGTGCATA gtacTTGTTCTGTTTGGTAGAGCAGTGAATATTTTCCCACTTTCCTACCTACTCAACTTTTTCCGTGATCATAAAATCACCCCCAAAATGATGTTTATCATGTGGTTTAGTG GTTTACGTGGTGCAATTCCCTATGCCCTCAGCCTCCATTTGGGCTTGGAACCAATAGAGAAGCGGCAGCTCATTGGGACAACAACAATCATCATAGTACTGTTCACAATTTTGCTTCTGGGAGGAGGAACCATGCCCCTCATCAGACTGATTGACATTGAGGACTCCAAAGCACGCAAGAGGAACAAGAAGGACATTAATCTTAGCAAGACAGAGAAgatg GGAAATACTATCGAATCCGAACATTTATCAGAGCTCACAGAGGAGGAATATGAAGCCCAGTACATAAAACACCAGGACCTCAAAGGGTTCATGTGGTTTGATGCCAAGTATTTGAATCCTTTCTTCACCAGAAGACTCACACAAGAA GACTTGCATCACGGGCGCATACAGATGAAAACCCTCACAAACAAATGGTATGAAGAGGTACGACAAGGACCTTCAGGATCTGAAGATGATGAGCAAGAGCTGCTATAG
- the LOC142417025 gene encoding opsin-5-like, translating into MMGNTSNASLFISTLSEREDLIFGTLYLVFGIMSLSGNSLLLLVAYQKRSMLKPAEFFIVNLAISDLSMTVTLFPLATSSFFAHRWLFNQAVCTLYAFCGVLFGLCSLTSLTVLSTVCCLKVCYPAYGNKFSPCHAGVLLLCVWAYALMFATAPLAEWGSYGPEPYGTACCITWKASSREATLYILALFIFCYLLPCLLILVSYSLILWTVRVSRRAVRQHTSPQRRARSVHSLVVKLSIAVCLGFLAAWTPYAVVALWAVFGDASQVPALAFVLSAIFAKSSTLYNPLVYLLFKPNFQKFLSKDMVLLQAIRTLLCCGCPSAALQPFPSPGFGDHPGACRNCNDTFECFSNYPKCYKLPPAPGSSPRRAALAILGDGAACQPGLKRTVQVMVLVTRKRSGLGVANVAGEALPSDIMKDLL; encoded by the exons ATG ATGGGAAATACGTCCAATGCCTCGTTGTTCATCTCCACCTTATCGGAGAGAGAAGACCTGATTTTTGGCACGCTCTATTTAGTCTTTG GTATCATGTCCCTCTCTGGGAACTCGCTGCTCTTGCTGGTGGCCTATCAGAAGAGGTCCATGCTGAAGCCTGCTGAGTTCTTCATCGTCAACCTGGCCATCAGTGACCTGAGCATGACAGTGACACTCTTCCCCTTGGCCACCTCCTCCTTCTTTGCACACAG GTGGCTGTTCAACCAGGCGGTGTGCACCCTCTACGCCTTCTGCGGGGTCTTGTTTGGGCTGTGCAGCCTCACCAGCCTGACGGTGCTCAGCACGGTTTGCTGCCTGAAGGTCTGTTACCCAGCATATG GCAACAAGTTCTCGCCCTGCCATGCCGGAGTGCTGCTGCTGTGCGTCTGGGCATACGCCCTGATGTTTGCCACGGCCCCCTTGGCCGAGTGGGGCAGCTATGGCCCCGAGCCCTACGGGACAGCCTGCTGCATCACGTGGAAAGCCTCGAGCAGGGAGGCCACGCTCTACATCCTCGCCCTCTTCATCTTCTGCTAccttctcccctgcctcctcATCCTCGTCTCCTACTCGCTGATCCTCTGGACGGTGCGGGTGTCCCGGAGAGCCGTCAGGCAGCACACGTCCCCCCAGCGCAGAGCCCGCAGCGTGCACAGCCTGGTCGTGAAG CTGAGCATTGCTGTGTGCCTGGGGTTTCTGGCTGCCTGGACCCCTTACGCCGTTGTTGCCCTGTGGGCTGTCTTCGGCGATGCCAGCCAGGTGCCGGCGCTGGCCTTCGTGCTGTCGGCCATCTTTGCCAAGTCCTCGACGCTCTACAACCCCCTGGTGTACCTGCTCTTCAAGCCCAACTTCCAGAAGTTCCTCTCCAAGGACATGGTGCTCCTCCAGGCCATCCGCACCCTCCTCTGCTGCGGCTGCCCGAGCGCTGCGCTCCAGCCCTTCCCGTCCCCGGGGTTCGGTGACCACCCTGGGGCTTGCAGAAACTGCAACGACACTTTTGAGTGTTTCAGTAACTACCCCAAGTGCTACAAACTCCCCCCGGCGCCCGGCAGCTCACCCCGGCGCGCTGCCCTGGCCATCCTGGGCGACGGAGCCGCTTGCCAGCCGGGGCTGAAGAGGACGGTGCAGGTGATGGTGCTGGTCACGCGGAAAAGGTCGGGCCTGGGCGTTGCGAATGTGGCGGGGGAAGCCCTGCCATCGGATATCATGAAAGACCTTCTCTGA